Proteins encoded together in one Salarchaeum sp. JOR-1 window:
- a CDS encoding group 1 truncated hemoglobin: MSQSIYADIGGQDAVESVVSDFYDRMFADDDLTPYFEGVDEQALFAHQVQFISAVAGGPVEYDGEDMNAAHDGMGITHEAFDRTAKNLEAALRENDVPDEHVEAILDEVEALRDPIVEEEVEAPAGAV, translated from the coding sequence ATGTCTCAGAGCATCTACGCGGACATCGGCGGCCAGGACGCCGTCGAGTCCGTCGTCTCCGACTTCTACGACCGGATGTTCGCCGACGACGACCTCACGCCGTACTTCGAGGGCGTCGACGAGCAAGCGCTGTTCGCCCACCAGGTACAGTTCATCAGCGCCGTCGCGGGCGGCCCCGTCGAGTACGACGGCGAGGACATGAACGCCGCCCACGACGGTATGGGTATCACGCACGAAGCGTTCGACCGAACCGCGAAAAACCTCGAAGCCGCGCTCCGCGAGAACGACGTGCCCGACGAACACGTCGAGGCGATTCTCGACGAGGTCGAAGCGCTCCGCGACCCCATCGTCGAGGAGGAAGTCGAAGCGCCCGCGGGCGCGGTGTAG
- a CDS encoding RNA-binding protein codes for MSSVPFHYIDLRAFCYETEADERVESALRYFLPEDADVQRVESRGHNGDRIVVFSARVELADDVRHVLERLRDGADIDRLRDELGDRVTENCEFFAHLDKQAAFDGEAELGDGISLRAKVKAYPAKREAALENAREAL; via the coding sequence ATGAGTTCTGTTCCGTTCCACTACATCGACCTCCGGGCGTTCTGTTACGAGACGGAGGCCGACGAGCGGGTGGAGTCGGCGCTCCGTTACTTCCTTCCGGAGGACGCGGACGTACAGCGCGTCGAGAGTCGCGGGCACAACGGCGACCGTATCGTGGTGTTCTCGGCGCGTGTCGAGTTGGCGGACGACGTGCGACACGTCCTCGAACGGCTCCGGGACGGCGCCGACATCGACCGGCTGCGTGACGAGCTGGGTGACCGGGTGACGGAGAACTGCGAGTTCTTCGCGCACCTCGACAAGCAGGCCGCGTTCGACGGCGAGGCGGAACTGGGCGACGGCATCTCGCTGCGCGCGAAGGTGAAGGCGTATCCGGCGAAGCGCGAAGCCGCGCTGGAGAACGCTCGCGAGGCGCTGTGA
- a CDS encoding RNase P subunit p30 family protein yields MYEAAFAQPDGASTVARVAETLAGVGYDGVVVRSRADTRPDFDAERVREEHGIDVVEGVTVDAEDPTGASGAVANLRSEATVLCVHGGNETMNRYVAEEEKVDVLSRPGSEVNQVVVKAAKRNAVRVEFDFGPVLRESGGRRVQALRGLRKLREIVDHYDAPYVVSATPRNHLAVRAPRELVAVGEQAGFSEEWIRAGLREWGVLAARNRERMSADFIAPGVRRGRYEEDA; encoded by the coding sequence ATGTACGAGGCCGCGTTCGCGCAGCCGGACGGCGCGAGCACGGTCGCCCGCGTCGCGGAGACGCTTGCGGGCGTGGGGTACGACGGCGTCGTCGTCAGGAGCAGAGCGGATACTCGTCCTGATTTCGACGCGGAGCGCGTCCGCGAGGAGCACGGTATCGACGTGGTGGAGGGGGTGACGGTGGACGCGGAGGATCCGACCGGCGCGAGCGGCGCGGTGGCGAACCTCCGTTCGGAGGCGACGGTTCTCTGCGTGCATGGCGGGAACGAGACGATGAATCGGTACGTGGCGGAGGAGGAGAAGGTGGACGTGCTCTCGCGTCCCGGGAGCGAGGTGAACCAGGTGGTGGTGAAGGCAGCGAAGCGGAACGCGGTTCGGGTGGAGTTCGATTTCGGGCCGGTGTTGCGGGAGTCGGGCGGGCGGCGCGTGCAGGCGCTGCGCGGCCTCCGAAAGCTCCGTGAAATCGTCGATCATTACGACGCGCCGTACGTCGTGAGCGCCACGCCCCGAAACCACCTTGCCGTCCGCGCCCCCCGGGAGCTCGTCGCGGTCGGCGAACAGGCGGGGTTCAGCGAGGAGTGGATTCGCGCGGGCCTGCGGGAGTGGGGCGTGCTCGCGGCGCGGAACCGGGAGCGGATGTCCGCCGACTTCATAGCGCCCGGCGTGCGTAGGGGACGGTATGAAGAAGACGCTTGA
- a CDS encoding Rpp14/Pop5 family protein — translation MKHLPKHLRPRWRYLAVELEGWPDAEFSRGGFQRALWYAAGNLLGDPGSADADLRVFAFAFADGAGEAIVRARRGHVSEARAALACVSAVDGDAVRVAVRGVSGTVRAAEENYLGRASLSTGEEEVVFRNATRRAVARDGRIDIDVEGAYVGATRSDLD, via the coding sequence ATGAAGCACCTCCCGAAGCACCTGCGTCCGCGCTGGCGGTACCTCGCGGTCGAACTCGAAGGCTGGCCGGACGCCGAGTTCTCGCGGGGCGGTTTCCAGCGCGCGCTCTGGTACGCCGCGGGCAACCTCCTCGGCGATCCGGGGAGCGCGGACGCCGACCTGCGCGTGTTCGCCTTCGCGTTCGCGGACGGGGCCGGAGAGGCGATCGTGCGGGCCCGTCGCGGCCACGTGAGCGAGGCCCGGGCGGCGCTGGCGTGCGTGAGCGCCGTCGACGGTGACGCGGTTCGGGTCGCCGTCCGCGGGGTTTCGGGGACGGTGCGTGCCGCGGAAGAAAACTATTTAGGACGCGCGAGTTTAAGTACGGGTGAGGAAGAAGTCGTGTTCAGGAACGCCACCCGGCGCGCCGTCGCTCGCGACGGCCGCATCGACATCGACGTCGAGGGTGCGTACGTGGGCGCGACCCGCTCTGATTTGGACTAA
- a CDS encoding class I SAM-dependent methyltransferase encodes MKKTLDEHAARFDDIAAAYDENKSEEYNECVRLVVEHATAGLTGDETVLDLATGTGAIALAVAGSAGRVVGRDISEGMMEEARAKAAERGVENVEFDEGRFRSPSYDGPVEVVASNFAMHHLADEEKREAIDVIAGLDPEKIVLGDVMLFGEPNPKEPFFSPDVDDPATVGVLADAFTDAGYALTAVEMVHDQVGVLVAERV; translated from the coding sequence ATGAAGAAGACGCTTGACGAGCACGCTGCGCGTTTCGACGACATCGCCGCGGCGTACGACGAGAACAAGAGCGAGGAGTACAACGAGTGCGTGCGCCTCGTCGTCGAGCACGCCACGGCGGGACTGACGGGCGACGAGACGGTTCTCGACCTGGCGACAGGGACGGGCGCCATCGCACTCGCCGTCGCGGGTTCAGCGGGGCGCGTGGTCGGCCGCGACATCAGCGAGGGGATGATGGAGGAGGCGCGCGCGAAGGCCGCCGAGCGCGGCGTCGAGAACGTCGAGTTCGACGAGGGACGGTTCCGGAGTCCGAGCTACGACGGCCCCGTGGAAGTGGTGGCCTCGAACTTCGCGATGCACCACCTCGCGGACGAGGAAAAGCGCGAGGCGATCGACGTCATCGCCGGCCTCGACCCCGAGAAAATCGTGCTCGGGGACGTGATGCTATTCGGTGAGCCGAACCCCAAGGAACCCTTTTTCAGTCCCGACGTGGACGACCCGGCGACGGTGGGCGTGCTCGCGGACGCGTTCACCGACGCCGGTTACGCGCTCACGGCCGTCGAGATGGTGCACGACCAGGTCGGCGTGCTGGTCGCTGAGCGCGTATGA
- a CDS encoding ribosome assembly factor SBDS gives MISLDEAVTARLESHGERFEVLIDPDAALAMKRGEFDGDLEDVIAARDVFENASRGDRPAEEDLEEVFGTTDPLEIIPEVVERGEIQITAEQRKEMQEQKRKNLINTIARNAVNPQMDNAPHPPDRIENALEQAGFTVDPMEPVENQVDDALDALRPVIPIRFDEVTVAVQVPADYAGSAQAQIRQFGDLEREEWQADGSWVGVLTFPAGMQNEFYDVVNEHTSGEAETRIIKEKDELSTR, from the coding sequence ATGATTTCGCTCGACGAAGCCGTGACCGCACGCCTCGAATCGCACGGTGAACGCTTCGAGGTTCTCATCGACCCGGACGCGGCGCTCGCGATGAAGCGCGGCGAGTTCGACGGCGACCTCGAGGACGTCATCGCCGCGCGGGACGTGTTCGAGAACGCCAGCCGCGGCGACCGGCCCGCTGAGGAAGATCTGGAGGAGGTGTTCGGGACGACCGACCCGCTCGAAATCATCCCCGAGGTCGTCGAGCGCGGTGAGATTCAGATCACGGCGGAGCAGCGCAAGGAGATGCAGGAGCAAAAGCGCAAGAACCTCATCAACACCATCGCGCGGAACGCGGTGAATCCACAGATGGACAACGCGCCGCATCCGCCGGATCGCATCGAGAACGCCCTGGAGCAGGCGGGGTTCACGGTCGACCCGATGGAGCCCGTGGAGAACCAGGTGGACGACGCGCTGGACGCGCTCCGGCCCGTGATTCCGATTCGGTTCGACGAGGTGACGGTGGCTGTGCAGGTGCCGGCGGACTACGCGGGAAGCGCGCAGGCGCAGATCCGGCAGTTCGGCGACCTGGAGCGCGAGGAGTGGCAGGCCGACGGCTCCTGGGTGGGCGTGTTGACGTTCCCTGCGGGGATGCAGAACGAGTTCTACGACGTGGTGAACGAGCACACGAGCGGCGAGGCGGAGACGCGCATCATCAAGGAGAAGGACGAACTCTCGACGCGCTAA
- the psmA gene encoding archaeal proteasome endopeptidase complex subunit alpha, whose translation MQGQNQQQAYDRGITIFSPDGRLYQVEYAREAVKRGSASIGVRAEDGVVLLVDKRIRSSLMEETSVEKIHKADNHIGIASAGHVADARQLIDFARRNSQVNRLRYDEAIGVETLTKDITDHIQQYTQVGGARPFGVALLIGGVDEDGSPRLFETDPSGTPNEWKALAIGSGRDDIQGYLEENYQTDLEIDEAVGLALRSLAETHEEGLTASGIGVATVDAESRSFVELTNDEIDEYLDDFDLRAESDSDSESADE comes from the coding sequence ATGCAGGGTCAAAACCAGCAGCAAGCATACGACCGAGGTATCACGATCTTCTCCCCGGACGGTCGGCTCTATCAAGTGGAGTACGCCCGGGAGGCCGTCAAACGAGGCTCCGCGTCCATCGGGGTGCGCGCCGAGGACGGCGTCGTCCTCCTCGTGGACAAGCGCATCCGCTCCTCCCTGATGGAGGAGACGAGCGTCGAGAAGATTCACAAGGCGGACAACCACATCGGCATCGCGTCCGCGGGCCACGTCGCCGACGCCCGCCAGCTCATCGACTTCGCGCGCCGGAACTCCCAGGTCAACCGCCTCCGCTACGACGAGGCGATCGGCGTGGAGACGCTGACGAAGGACATCACGGATCACATCCAGCAGTACACCCAGGTCGGTGGCGCGCGGCCGTTCGGCGTCGCGCTCCTCATCGGCGGCGTGGACGAGGACGGCAGTCCCCGGCTGTTCGAAACGGACCCGTCCGGCACGCCGAACGAGTGGAAGGCGCTCGCCATCGGCTCCGGCCGCGACGACATCCAGGGCTACCTGGAGGAGAACTACCAGACCGACCTCGAAATCGATGAGGCCGTCGGTCTCGCGCTCCGCTCGCTCGCCGAGACGCACGAGGAAGGCCTCACCGCATCCGGTATCGGCGTCGCCACCGTGGACGCCGAGTCTCGGAGCTTCGTCGAGCTGACGAACGACGAGATCGACGAGTACCTCGACGACTTCGACCTGCGGGCGGAGTCCGATTCGGACTCCGAGTCCGCGGACGAGTAA
- a CDS encoding DUF1918 domain-containing protein, producing MSFEEGDTVVLHDEHSDYDGETGKITQKVETMFGDANYTVSFDDGQEAGVPEDSLEAAEETEE from the coding sequence ATGAGCTTCGAAGAAGGCGACACGGTCGTGCTGCACGACGAGCACAGCGATTACGACGGCGAGACGGGCAAGATCACGCAGAAGGTCGAGACGATGTTCGGCGACGCGAACTACACGGTGTCGTTCGACGACGGCCAGGAGGCCGGCGTCCCCGAGGACAGTCTCGAAGCCGCAGAAGAGACCGAAGAGTAA
- a CDS encoding NUDIX hydrolase → MPIDDTWFLAQRAEQTAERAYHRISEGYDEFMEFSRTRHVDRRRFRTLAERIERTGAPFGAHTIVYRPSGELLLVRHDGVDLWVLPGGGVETDETYREAAERELEEEAGVDADYRGLAMLTRITVRSGPYETGGVLPVFAADATDCTAPEISDPDDEISAARWFDDLPDDTRDRDDLEHWRKRVLA, encoded by the coding sequence ATGCCGATTGACGACACGTGGTTCCTCGCGCAGCGCGCCGAACAGACCGCCGAACGCGCCTACCACCGCATCAGCGAGGGGTACGACGAGTTCATGGAGTTCTCCCGCACGCGCCACGTCGACCGCCGGCGCTTCCGGACGCTCGCGGAACGCATCGAACGAACGGGCGCGCCGTTCGGCGCGCACACCATCGTCTACCGGCCGTCCGGCGAACTCCTCCTCGTCCGCCACGACGGCGTCGACCTCTGGGTGCTCCCCGGCGGCGGCGTGGAAACCGACGAGACATACCGCGAGGCAGCTGAACGCGAACTCGAAGAGGAAGCCGGTGTCGACGCCGACTACCGCGGGCTCGCGATGCTCACCCGCATCACCGTTCGCTCCGGCCCCTACGAGACCGGGGGCGTCCTCCCCGTCTTCGCCGCCGACGCAACCGACTGCACCGCCCCCGAAATCAGCGACCCCGACGACGAAATCAGCGCCGCGCGCTGGTTCGACGACCTCCCCGACGACACCCGGGATCGGGACGACCTCGAACACTGGCGCAAGCGCGTGCTCGCCTGA
- the hflX gene encoding GTPase HflX, whose protein sequence is MTGARTPDTAVVAKRVDSGAANTDEIRDLVRAAGYDVVGEVTQARKADPALQLGEGKVDELAALVRETGADTVVFDNRLGPYQIFNLGGELPDGVEVVDRFTLILDIFGQRAQTRKAQLQVELAELRYELPRAEAKTSLAKRDEKPGFMGLGEYDESRERDIKDRISRIRDELANIEKTEEHRRDQRRESGFDLVALAGYTNAGKSTLMRSLAADLDVDENEERHPDLDTTAESRDMLFTTLGTTTRRLDMDNRDVLLTDTVGFISDLPHWLVESFKSTLESVYQSDLVLLVVDATESVEDIREKLVTSHDTLYERNEAPIVTVLNKVDEVPEAELAEKREALSALAPNPVAVSGKEALNLDALRERIHEELPDRERERLVLPLTDDTMSVVSWVHDNAHVRDVSYGDDEVVVDFEARSSIVEKTRSKASNLVAQVQWPCGGRDRVGE, encoded by the coding sequence GTGACAGGCGCACGTACACCCGACACGGCGGTCGTCGCCAAGCGCGTCGACTCGGGCGCTGCGAACACGGACGAGATTCGCGACCTGGTTCGAGCGGCGGGCTACGACGTCGTCGGCGAGGTCACGCAGGCACGCAAAGCCGATCCCGCGCTCCAGCTCGGCGAGGGGAAGGTCGACGAGCTCGCGGCGCTGGTTCGGGAGACCGGCGCGGACACGGTCGTGTTCGACAACCGCCTCGGCCCCTACCAGATTTTCAACCTCGGCGGAGAACTCCCCGACGGGGTGGAGGTCGTCGACCGGTTCACGCTCATCCTCGACATCTTCGGCCAGCGCGCACAGACCCGGAAGGCCCAGTTGCAGGTCGAACTCGCGGAACTCCGGTACGAACTCCCGCGCGCCGAGGCGAAGACCAGCCTCGCCAAGCGCGACGAGAAACCCGGGTTCATGGGGCTCGGCGAGTACGACGAGTCCCGCGAGCGGGACATCAAAGACCGCATCAGCCGCATCCGGGACGAGCTCGCGAACATCGAGAAGACGGAGGAACACCGCCGCGACCAGCGCCGCGAGTCCGGGTTCGACCTCGTCGCGCTCGCCGGATACACGAACGCCGGCAAGAGCACGCTGATGCGGTCGCTCGCCGCCGACCTCGACGTGGACGAGAACGAGGAACGCCACCCCGACCTCGACACCACCGCGGAGTCACGGGACATGCTGTTCACGACGCTCGGAACGACCACTCGACGCCTCGACATGGACAACCGGGACGTGCTCCTCACGGACACGGTCGGGTTCATCAGCGACCTCCCGCACTGGCTCGTCGAGTCGTTCAAGTCCACGCTCGAATCGGTCTACCAGTCCGACCTCGTCCTCCTGGTGGTGGACGCCACCGAGTCCGTCGAGGACATCCGGGAGAAACTCGTAACCAGCCACGACACGCTCTACGAGCGCAACGAAGCCCCCATCGTCACCGTCCTCAACAAGGTGGACGAGGTTCCCGAGGCGGAACTCGCGGAGAAGCGGGAGGCGCTCTCCGCGCTCGCGCCGAACCCGGTCGCGGTCTCCGGGAAGGAAGCGTTGAATCTCGACGCGCTCCGCGAGCGCATCCACGAGGAACTCCCCGACCGGGAGCGCGAACGCCTCGTCCTGCCGCTCACGGACGACACGATGAGCGTCGTCTCCTGGGTGCACGACAACGCGCACGTCCGCGACGTGTCCTACGGCGACGACGAAGTGGTCGTGGACTTCGAGGCGCGCTCGAGCATCGTAGAGAAGACGCGCTCGAAGGCGAGCAACCTCGTCGCGCAAGTACAGTGGCCATGTGGCGGTAGGGATCGCGTCGGCGAATAA
- a CDS encoding FUN14 domain-containing protein — MAVNIDPTSLGIEFGSGAVIGGIIGFAAKKVAKLIAVLVGLELALFKFLESRGIITVDWERLTAGFVKASEAAQNGAPPEWINTILSTLSVSAGFTGGFLVGFRRG, encoded by the coding sequence ATGGCAGTCAACATCGACCCGACCTCGCTCGGCATCGAGTTCGGGAGCGGGGCGGTCATCGGGGGAATCATCGGGTTCGCGGCGAAGAAGGTCGCGAAGCTCATCGCCGTCCTCGTCGGCCTCGAACTCGCACTGTTCAAGTTCCTCGAATCCCGCGGCATCATCACCGTCGACTGGGAGCGCCTCACCGCCGGCTTCGTGAAAGCGAGCGAGGCCGCGCAGAACGGCGCCCCGCCGGAGTGGATAAACACCATTCTCTCCACGCTCTCGGTTTCCGCCGGCTTCACGGGCGGCTTCCTGGTGGGGTTCCGGCGCGGATAG
- a CDS encoding helix-turn-helix domain-containing protein: protein MPRATLSITLPDEMWLAPVTRENPDATFRVLSALPAEDGAGVGLVEAQDIPPEAMESVVASSDALRDADVLPAEDGVLVQFETRTPTLLAATRSAKLPLDFPFEVRDGVARWTLTATHERLSRLGDELDARGVDYRLERVDTDASGEGHPLTDRQRDVLEAAADAGYYDEPRACSLTDVADDVGLAKSTVSGILHRAERALVHSHLDG, encoded by the coding sequence GTGCCGCGCGCGACACTCTCCATCACGCTCCCCGACGAGATGTGGCTCGCCCCCGTCACTCGCGAGAACCCCGACGCGACGTTCCGCGTGCTCTCCGCGCTCCCCGCCGAGGACGGCGCGGGCGTCGGTCTCGTCGAAGCCCAAGACATCCCTCCAGAAGCGATGGAATCGGTCGTCGCGTCGAGCGACGCGCTCCGCGACGCCGACGTGCTCCCCGCCGAGGACGGCGTGCTCGTGCAGTTCGAGACGCGCACGCCGACGCTCCTCGCCGCCACCCGCTCCGCGAAACTCCCCCTCGACTTCCCGTTCGAAGTGCGGGACGGCGTCGCACGCTGGACGCTCACCGCCACGCACGAACGCCTCTCACGGCTCGGCGACGAACTGGACGCGCGCGGGGTCGACTACCGGTTGGAGCGCGTCGACACGGACGCGTCCGGAGAGGGCCACCCGTTGACCGACCGGCAGCGCGACGTGCTGGAAGCGGCGGCAGACGCGGGCTACTACGACGAACCGCGCGCGTGCTCGCTCACCGACGTGGCAGACGACGTGGGCCTCGCAAAATCAACCGTGAGCGGCATCCTCCACCGCGCCGAACGCGCGCTCGTCCACTCCCACCTCGACGGTTAG